Part of the Stigmatopora argus isolate UIUO_Sarg chromosome 3, RoL_Sarg_1.0, whole genome shotgun sequence genome, AGAATTCTATTAAAGTGAACCAGGAATGGTTATGGTTATACAGCAGGGCATGTCTCAAAGTAAAACTAGATTTATGTATCTTTATCTGTCCAATCTCTTCACGTGGTAGCTTTTATCTTGGCTGTTCCAGAACAAGAAtgtggacatttttattttcttttttcggcTGCCTACTGTTTGTGTTGTTGTCATGTCAATCGTAACTTACCAGGTCTTACATAATCAGTAGTACCATCAAAGTTCAAGTGCATCACCAATTGGACAAGTTTTCAATCATGTAATGACTAAAAATCAATACATACAGAAAAATGATTAACTTCATTCTATTCACTTTAATATTTCCCACTCCTCTAAATTGTCAAATTGGAATTGCAATCACTACACATTGGTCAAACGAAGTCGAAGGATTAATTTACATTGTTGTATACCTCAAAAATCTAAGTAGGATCCCAATAAAATCCAAGTGGCATCATTCATGTTCTTTTTTGCGTTGGTTTAAAAAGGGAAACATATAgtattcataaaataaaattaaacattaTTTAGCTCTTTAGCGACTCCgctaataaatatacataagaTATTCAATGAATACTGGGCATTAAACTGTTGTACATGACCGTATCTGACTTTATCTTTAAAGCAgtgaacatattttaaaaatgggttTGTAGGAACACAATTCACTGCAGGTTGTTGGATTTTGAGTAAAGGCGTACAAGTTGCACCTTTTAGCGGACCACATGGTGCTCGTGACTAGGTCGTTTTTGCAGTTTGCCTTGTGACCTTGTGCAGAATATTAGTGTTGGGAGAGCACCACCCTGTGGATTCTTGCTCTCAGCACTTCAGCACAGTGCAGTTGGCATAGTAGCAGTACCAAAATCAACAACGATGATGTGCATTTGAAGATGTGCAACTAGAGCAAAAGGAGGACTTGGAAGTGTTGCATTAACATTAAAAACTATCACATTAATGTATAGAATATGTGAACCATAAAAATCTAATcgaaaaaaatatcaagaccgattttaaataaataacaatgttAGACAAACAAATCAAAGGgattaatgaaattaaatgcTTTGAATAAACGTGGTTGTTTGTTGTAAACATTTTGTTAAACTGCACAAGGTTGGATTGCTTACTGAATCAAGTTGGTAAGGAAAGGTTATTGAAAGATTTTCATCTACTGtactttcacgactataagtcttaaatttcctccaaaatagacagggggcctattaatccagtgcgctttatatatggaccaatagcaaaattgttatcacgataaaataaaataaatcagtcgatagggtacaccatcctgtacagctctcacaactacggcaagcagcccccgactctactattttccccgtagaaaaagtactgcgcagtgactgctgggatgtatagttcttttgtcaatacacccagtatgacggcgagcacactaatttggtgctcaccgtcattccggctggatttacaaaagaactcctgccgctagctactagctagctactatttgcgaacggattgtggcctggacatcgacatcaacacagctttacgaacggtGGCAAGCAGCACCGggctagttatgctagctactagctagctactatttgcgaatggattgtggcctggacatcgacatcaacacagctttacgaacggtggcaggcagcgccgggctagttacgctagcttctagctagctactatttgcaaatggattgtggcctggacatcgacatcaacacagctttacgaacggtggcaggcagcgctgggctagttacgctagctactagctagctactatttgcgaatggattgtggccgcctggacgaacgtataaaacttttcgatgactcatttggacaattgttcaattcggacacagaaaatgaggactttgatggatttgtgggtgatgatgacgtgagtacattgtaaatggctaaataaagtacaaccgaactcagttttgcttccattggctttttaaaaacgtgtttttagcgtgtgtccgtatgtttaagctggtgtatgttttgccatgcctggttgcttctttaaaaacggtgcgtcttttgtgtgtgtcaaatacagaaataccattcgttactgacactgcgtcttaaaatgtgatgcgccatatagtcgtgaaaatacggtacatcgcCATTTATCTTCACCAGATTcgcaggggtgctagagcctttCCCAACAAACTACGGGCACTGGGCGGGGTACACTATAAACTGCAGGAGGGAAACAACATTTaggcacacactcatacaacaTTGGGAGGCAAGAGAACCGGATTTAACCCAAGAGGCAGACATGCTGACCACTCAAACACAGTGGCACCTTCCTTGAATGTTAATTATAGGCCAATATATGAGTAAGTTAATATAACTATACATAAACGGACTGCATGTTTGTGTCTTTCTTCAGTCGAGGCTATAACAGTTGTGGACAAAATACTTACTCTAATACTaatgtttccatttttattgtattatgaTTATGTCGGTCGCAGGATGTTTTCAAGCTTAACATGTCAACTCTATCATGAGGAAATGATTGTTGATTCTATATCTTTAATAGAGCATTTATCATAGCTTGATGATAGAAAGTAAATGATTACATAGTAGTGACTGCAAAGTAGTGGAAAGGACGCCACTATACATATTGATTGACTAtccaaatgattttgttttgtttgtttatttgcttgTTTACAGGAGGAGATATGGAAACTTTTCTTGTGAATCATCACGACATATCACAAGAAtgctatggaaaaaaaattgcctcAATTGACTacacttttgatttttttatgttgttaaATATTGTACATATTTTCTACATTTTGGCACAGCTTGCTAAATACCAAAAAATACCTCTCAGAGCACGCTGTGGATgtaatacatatttatttttctaatgtgTATGTGAActtaatttaagatttttttaaaataaatcaatgctcAGTCATCAGGgatatgaaatatttttcagGAAATTGTATGAATGTCTAATCCTATATTATGTTGGAATTTGGGGGGATTCAGGTTTTATTTGCCCTACTGTTGTATTCCAAACATCGCTAGTCTGCACCAAATAAGTGGCATTTTATTTTAGGCCAGATTTTGGCAATTCCCTGTACAGAAAGTCTTGGGGGAGAGAAAGGAGGAGGATGGAAATAGTGGTTAATGGTAGTTAAGAAGGTTTCATTCCATTCCCTTTAATGACacccaaaataacattttaaatagcATTATTATTGGAATCAAAAACATACATTGAGACTATTTGACTATATACAACAATTGGGGATATTTTTCCCTAACTACGAtacaaatgatattttcatgACAAATAACTTCTTAATGGAATATGGAATCATGACAAATGCGAAACGGTTATAGAATACTTACAAAATGATAAAAGCAAAACACTGAACACTGCTACTGTGTTAGCCTCAAGAAATTGACTAAATACGGCCTTACTCACAACTTTGCTATTAGGAACAACTGTTAACACAGACAAAGACAGTAGATAGAAATAGCTGACAACAATCAACATGACACCCAAGAATTCAAGTGTGCCACTAAATAATGCATATTCTGAAATTGGTTTGGTCAGTGCAAGGTTGATACACACACAGTACATAAAAGTACCTGATCACATTGATTTGGGCAATAAGATCTACGCAATGAAATGGGAAACTCTAGACCGCCTTCCACCATGACCACTGATGTCCGTGTGTGACCCTCCTGCCAAGCCAACCCGCAATCTTGCGCATATCAGTAGGGTAATTtaagaaattaaaaatagaaaaaaatacaataataatttcATGAATGTGTGAATTCATACAGAATCATGGCTTTCGATGGACTCTATTTACAAATGGAATGCGTTGATGTAACCATCACGTGACAGCTGAGTTGCATAAGTTGTCTGCTTGTGTGTTGTGCGGTTGTACACCTGTGTGCAATATCAACCATACGCTAACCTTCTCCAGCATTATAGTAGAAATGCACTTTTCTTCTATGAAATTGTCACGGGCAGAGCCTCGCTGTGATGGTAAGCCTTTATTGGCTGGGATCACTACACAACAAACTAATCGACGTGGTTTGGGTTGCACTGCATGGGTGAGACAGAAATAGAACCATTTGTGTTGTCAAGTCTGTCTTATCTGCCAAATCAGTAGTGCTGACCAATGCAAGGTCAACTCTAATAGACATGGGACTGTTTCTCCAATTACTCATATTTAAAATTGTCAATTGTcaagcaaaaaaagcaaaagaaaaaggtaTGTAGGATAAGAAATGTTGATCATCTTTTATGAATGGCGACAGGTTGATTTGACCTAGGGCCACCGACTGCGTGGAAATAAATTGTATTCTTTTCCATTAGCAGAGATTGCACCTCAAATGACACAAATGCACTCACTAAGAACAAGTGACTGTAAAATGACATTGGTGGAATGATTTTGTCCTAGCTTGCATATAGCCACATATTTTTGGCCAAAGTTTTCCTGATGAGTCAGCaatgacacacacagacacactttGCCTCTCTCACACACAACCACACGATCCCCTTCAATACTGAACGTCAAAAATACTCTCACtcacttgcacacacacacacacacacacatacacacacacacacacacatacacacacacacacacacacacaggaacacacacattcactctctctcttcAAACCTGCACAAATTTATTTTTCACACATGCATAGACATGTAAATTATGCACCCACTACTCTATCACACTTAGTCTCTCTCATACCCATATGCTCTCTAAAATGTGcccagtcaaaaaaaaaaaaagggtttatGTACTCCATAGGTTTTTATCAGTTAGCAttacccatttatttatttttgttctatttggaattactgtatttttgtttatagttattttaagaaaagtaataatatttttttactatttctaCGGAAACATCATTGTAAACctcgttttttaaattgtgtgtagtacaaaataaaaaaggctacACTGCGATACTGGGTTAACATCAACAGGAAAGAAAGACTGGAATGAGGATGCATTGTAATTTTAACAATGCAAAAACCCAAAGCATTCTTTTACAGAATAATTGATCTGCCTACACATACAAATGGGATATACAGGCCTATTAATTGACTGGGCTAATAATTGGTAGGTTGGTTTACTGATAATACTGCTACAACGTGATGAATATGACTGACTGCTTGCCCTGAGATTTCCAGCTTCCCAATGTCCTTCTATTTTGGCTTTCTCTATGAATcatgtactgtatgtatgtaGCTATTAACAGTCATTTCAAAGTAATTTGGGTATCGAGCCCGTACCCTGAACGCAGTCATTTTCAACAGAGATGCCAGAGCAAATATTGTGCATCAACAAATATGGATCAGACTGGTTTCATTTCCTCATTTGTGCTATACTGTGCCTGCTGGCTGTGCTATGGTGCAAGCATACACAACTTGTGCAGCTTTCAAGAGTCGCTCTGCATTGCGTCGAAAGCTCCAactcctcctctctctctctccctctccccttcTTGCTCACTCACTGCTGCTTCCTCCTTTTTGTTATCAGCCATCCATCCGTCGATGCGTCCACATGCGTGTAATTACGCGGAAACTCTCCCTCAACTGCATTTGTTGTcgtttctccctttttttttttttttaatctgtttaccccacacaccacacacgcTTACACACCATCACCACCAGCGTGGATGGAAGCCGCTCGCTCGCTGGCTCTCCAACGGTTTCTGCTGATGCCTGGATAACGTCAAGGGCTGGCTTATGGCTCCTTTAATGTAGCGCCCCCCCCACGTACCAGCTTCCATCCCCCACCTTCCCCCACCCTCCCCTCTTTTTGAATTGCagcgtgaaaaaaaaacacactcaaaaagcCATATCTCCTCCCGCAGTGCACTGTGAGTGAGCTCCAGCCTGCATCCTGCCTCCTCCTCCACTCTCCCGGCCGGCAGCCAtgtgattgttttgtttttttactcttgttgttattgtttttccattcccaTCACGCCACTGGATTTGGAACTGCCATGTGAAACAATTCACATGGGTGCTACGACCAGAGTAGACCCCTCAGAGACCCCCCATCCGTCCGCCAACATCAACCCAAGGTAAGACACGCTTAAGTGTTTCTAAAATGTTGGTCGCTTGAAAGTAACCGTGCCAAAGCTCCGCCGCCAAATGTTATGCGTCAAAAAATTGGCGGGCCCTCGTGTACTCGTTGAGCTCCAAACTTTAGTCGTGTCATGCCTCGAAACTGCAGTGTCGAAGAGGCAGGTGGAGTGACGGGGACACTTTTTTGCAAAGCATTTCCTAGCGTGTGTAAGCGGTTCACTAATTGAACCCGAGaggagtaaataaataaataagtaaagtgGAGAAAATGCTGAGCCAACGAATATCTTTCTGTGTTCGCTGTTTGATCCCATTATTcccccatccatccacccacccacccacccaccgccGTCCTCCTCGCCTCCTCCTTCTGCCTCTTCCCTCTCTcgctttctcactctctctccctttggGTGGCAGAGGCAGCGGTGTTGGAGAACAGCAATGGTCAAGTCAGCGAGAACCGCAGTGGAGCCGCACTGAGGCAAATTCAGCCTAGCAGCCCCTCGTGTCCCTGGGGTGGGGGACATTTCAAGCACTTTAAGGGGTGCAGGAAGCCGAGGAAGACGCAATCCACCCCCAACCCGCACAACTGCCCTGCCAGATTAACTGCATTCCCGCACCCAAAATGACGGTGGTCTCGGGAGATAACGTAGACGAGACCTCGGCCGTGCCAGGCCACCCCCAGGATGCTTACCCGCCACCTGACCACAACGACCACGAGTGCTGCGAGAGGGTGGTCATCAACATTGCCGGTCTCAAGTTCGAGACGCAGCTCAAGACCCTCTCCCAGTTTCCAGAGACGCTGCTGGGCAACCCTAAGAAGCGTATGCGCTACTTTGATCCCCTGCGAAATGAGTACTTCTTTGACAGGAACCGGCCCAGCTTTGACGCCATTCTATATTACTACCAATCCGGAGGGAGGTTGCGAAGGCCCGTTAACGTGCCCTTGGATATGTTCTCGGAGGAAATTAAGTTCTACGAACTAGGGGTGGATGCCATGGAGAGGTTCCGAGAGGACGAAGGTTTCATCAGGGAGAAGGAGAGGCCCCTGCCCGAGAAGGAGTTTCAGCGTCAAATCTGGCTCCTCTTCGAACACCCGGAGAGTTCGGGCATGGCCAGGGGAATCGCCATCGTGTCAGTCATGGTCATCCTTATTTCCATCGTCATATTTTGTTTGGAAACTATACCACAGCTGAAGGAGGACCCCATGGGCCGCATGGAGACTGTCGGCAACACCACCATCTACTACAAGCCCAATATCTTTACAGACCCCTTTTTTGTCATCGAAACCCTATGCATTATATGGTTCTCCTTCGAATTGATAGTCCGCTTTCTGGCATGCCCAAGCAAGCCAGCCTTCTTCAAAAACATGATGAACACCATTGACATTGTGGCCATCATCCCCTACTTCATCACACTTGGCACCGAACTGGCTGAAGACCCCGACACCGAAGGGATGGGAGAGCAGGCCACGTCGCTGGCCATTCTCAGGGTGATCCGTCTTGTCCGTGTGTTTCGGATCTTCAAGCTCTCCCGGCACTCCAAAGGACTGCAGATTTTGGGCCAGACCCTCAAGGCCAGTATGCGAGAACTAGGACTGCTCATATTCTTCCTCTTCATTGGCGTCATCTTGTTCTCCAGTGCTGTTTTCTTTGCCGAGGTTGAGGACGAGGATTCCTTGTTCAAAAGCATACCTGATGCGTTTTGGTGGGCGGTGGTGTCCATGACCACCGTGGGCTATGGCGACATGGTGCCGGTAACCATTGGCGGAAAAATCGTAGGATCTCTGTGCGCCATCGCTGGCGTGTTGACTATCGCTCTGCCCGTGCCCGTCATCGTGTCCAACTTCAACTACTTCTACCACAGGGAGACGGAGGGAGAGGAGCAGGCTCAGCTGCTCAACGTCAGCAATCCCAACATCCCGTCCGACAGCAACTCTAGTCGTCGCAGCTCCTCCGTTGTCAGCAAATCGGAGTACATGGAGATTGACGGTGACCTGAACAACAGTATCGACAACTTTCGGGAGGCCAACCTCAGAACTGGCAACTGCACTATAGCCAACCAGAACTGTGTGAACAAGAACAAGCTGCTCACAGATGTTTAAGCTCCAAGACCACAGTGGAGTAGACCACAGGTTAGCTTCGCCAAGGCTTCTTTGCGGCCTGCTAAATACCCTATAGAGAAGCTAACAATCTAAGAGTAGAAAACAGTTAGATAGGCTAATCAATTATTTTAACCCTGCAAGTATGTACCCCCAAAGATCAGTCTCCTCAAAATAAAGAAGTATTCATTAGCTCACATATACACAATTAGGTGTTAGGATGCAGACCCGACTCGTGTCAGGCAGCGCAATGCATGGAATACCGAGAACCAATGCAGCGTAAAAGTCATTGCTAACCTAAAAAGAAACTACAGTAGACGTTGGATCGTCACCGCCACTACCGCTGCCACCCAATCTCACTTCACTTCCTCCCCGTCCTAACTTTAAAGGATCTAACTGTTCCGCAAAAAGCACCTTATGGGAGGAAGACCGACCGACATGGATGAAAACATCTGTTTGCTTTGCAGGACACCGGCAGTGGAATCGTAGGCCGGCCGAGTGATCTGAATGCCTTTTAGATGCAGCACAGCACCCACGAGTTTCACGCATGATGACTGACTTTCCATTTTGACGCATGTAACCAGACGTATACTCACTTGCCATAACGGAGAGGATCTTCAGTTGGATCACCTTACCCCTGGTCGTCATCCAATTCTGtattttgccccccccccccccctccccccacctaATGCACCAGACAAGGTTTGGGTTGACGTTGGAAGTGGGGAAGGTTCAATTTTTAGCAGACACTTGAAAAATGGGATCATAGCATGAGAAAAAGTAATCTGCATTATGGTCTATCGACATTAGGTACTTTTGTATCCTGGCATATTTAATGCATGACGTGAGTATGCAGCTTGTTGCAACTCAGGCACTCTGCAGTGTCCTTTTTTGGTCAGGGAAACTTAAGGAAACCCAAAATGCATTGCATTCAAATATATCCAAAGCAACAATTTAGTCACTTTAAGAAATCTAAATAACCACTATCCAGTCTGCATTTAACCATACAGTAAGTTACAATAGCGCAGTGCATGAGCCTTGAATCCATGAGAAAATGAGCCTCCATTTCCGCGTCGGCTTTGGTTTCGGACGCCAAATTGACGACGTACTGTACGTTTCCGGAATGATTCGAATTTTTGGGACATGAGTTGCTAGTGCCTTTAATTCTGCTCACCACACCAGGACAAGTGGAAGTGCCTCTCCGTAGTCATTGGATGTGTGAGGTTAAACAGAGCTGCTTAAGATTTTAGTTGTTAATTCATAAATGAAGGATATGAACAACAATCCTGAGCCTGACAAGTGACCGAAGATGAAAACAAAAGAGCATCCAGGCTCTCACGCACAGGCTGGTTTGGCTTCATGACGCTTAACTAAGCAGCGGCGTAATGTACTTTCCATGTTTACCAATCCAAATCAAAAGGGAATATTTACAGGTTTGCGTCATCATTTATTCATGTCTGCCTTTCttactttctttctttcttttttgattTTGCTGTGCACGTCCTTCCAGGGTCTCTACCTCAGAGAGGTCATTGCAAACTTGTCGCACAGGCGCAAGCAAGCAAGCTTCAATGCAgggcttcctttttttcttccttcctaCCTTCTGTTCTTTATTCTCACCCTGCTTCTTCATTCCTTCTAAAACatcatttattcttttttattatttccaaGGTTTCTTCCTTCTACCCTTGTCTTCCTTCTTTACATCATCCCTCATTTCCTTCCTTTATTATACATTGTCCCTTCTTTCCTTTTTTACTATTTCTTCCATTCCTTTATATCACATTATTTCCATATATCAATCTTCCTTCGTTCCTTTTTTATCATTTCCCTTTTACCTTGTTTCCTTGCTTCCTTCAGCCATAACACTCAAAAATGCAGCTGAGCAATATTGAATGTGAGCATCCCAAAGTTTCATGGTCGTCTTTACATATGCACTTAAcgagagaaaaaatgaaaatagcatCTGCATCACAGTGTATCTTTTCATCGTTTTGTCACTAAAGCTGCGCACAATCAGAATGTTCATTTCAAGACATACCGCCTCCACCCTGGGGGGCTGTTTGGTACGTTGCTTGCTTGAAGGCAACAGCAGCTCCCCACAAGTGTGTGTGACAcgcagagacacacacacactcgtacgCACACACATGCTTGATATGATTCACTGCAGCTGTCGGGCATTAAAGTACAGTACACACAACAGGGCACACTTTGCACATGCTCTGTATTTgagtgaagttttttttttttttaattctttaacAATGCCTGTatatctgtattttttctgtgttctttAAAGGTGTTCCTTTTGAATGTTTTTCGCAATttgtattttgtacatttttttaactatatattttaaaaaggaaactcCCTGCAGCAAGACTGTAACATGTTTTATGGATagcatttcaattttttgtaagtgaattatttttcataattgcatatatatatatatatatatatatatatatatatatatatatatatatatatatatatatatatatatatatatatatatatatatatatatatatatatatatatataccccaaaaaatgaagactCTAAAGTCCCCAAGTATGAGTAtaagcgtgaatagttgttcgTCTGTGCTATGCTATTGGCTcacgaccaattcagggtgtgtcccctGGCTACTGCCCACGGTTGGCTGCAACAGGTTCCTATGTAGgtataagcggtacggaaaaggAGTGAAAGAGCATTTATATAAAGAGAGAGATTTCCCTATCATGGCGGTGTGATTGTAACCGCGAATGATTGTCTGTATCTTGTGCCCCCTACGGTTTAGTCCGCCTTTTACCTGTGGTCACCTGGAACAGGCTCCacctcacccccccccccttattATATTCCgctttatattacttattgattacAGTAGTCATGTTTTTGGTCCAAACAAGCTCAGCTTACTCCAGGAAGGCAGGTAGTAAAATGTAACAAATAATAAgagtgataataataatgagaacaATTATAAAATACGCCTAACAATAATGATGAAGGTGAGGCTAATTTGATGACAATGACAGGTTTTGTTTATGTACTCTTCCACCAACGTCCCTGATATATAGGAgggagaaataaaataaaaatagattgaCTGCAGTGTTATTTGAATGTCACAGTCTTGCTGCAGTGGATGCCCTTCATGGTGCTCGAGCAGAATCATATTTTGTTTATCCCCGCTACTTTTTTACATTAATGTCAGCTGGGTGTGGAGTCCTGGTATTATATCTTAACTTTATAATGTATCACCAATTGGAAAACCTTGTACAATGGACAACATCGCATCCATGTGATTCTGTCATTTTGATGGATAGGTTCTTTCCTTGAGCTGCTCCGATTGTGTTTGAATGGTGCTAAGCGTCCAACTACCCtgaaaaaaatagctaaaaacCTATTTTTGAAAGCTGCGGGCGAGAGCTACTTGAAAGTGTGTGAGCTACTCACATCTGCAGCACGGCTGAAACATTGCTGCATCATCACCAAACGCCACTAACAAGTGCTTCCGAGTAGGATTGAGCAATTGAGACGTAAAGTGGGCTTTAACTCCTTGTTGGCTGTTTTCAAACAAATGACTTTTTGTCACCCTCATAAAAACGATCACCTCCTTATTGGCAATGTTTCTTCACGATTCCCAATTCAGTCAGCTGCTCAATTTACTGT contains:
- the LOC144071715 gene encoding potassium voltage-gated channel subfamily A member 1-like; translation: MTVVSGDNVDETSAVPGHPQDAYPPPDHNDHECCERVVINIAGLKFETQLKTLSQFPETLLGNPKKRMRYFDPLRNEYFFDRNRPSFDAILYYYQSGGRLRRPVNVPLDMFSEEIKFYELGVDAMERFREDEGFIREKERPLPEKEFQRQIWLLFEHPESSGMARGIAIVSVMVILISIVIFCLETIPQLKEDPMGRMETVGNTTIYYKPNIFTDPFFVIETLCIIWFSFELIVRFLACPSKPAFFKNMMNTIDIVAIIPYFITLGTELAEDPDTEGMGEQATSLAILRVIRLVRVFRIFKLSRHSKGLQILGQTLKASMRELGLLIFFLFIGVILFSSAVFFAEVEDEDSLFKSIPDAFWWAVVSMTTVGYGDMVPVTIGGKIVGSLCAIAGVLTIALPVPVIVSNFNYFYHRETEGEEQAQLLNVSNPNIPSDSNSSRRSSSVVSKSEYMEIDGDLNNSIDNFREANLRTGNCTIANQNCVNKNKLLTDV